One stretch of Penaeus vannamei isolate JL-2024 chromosome 7, ASM4276789v1, whole genome shotgun sequence DNA includes these proteins:
- the SsRbeta gene encoding translocon-associated protein subunit beta, with amino-acid sequence MLRYCLLALALVGCVFSEGEGEERARLLAAKRVHNLYLVEGRDIVVQYSVHNVGQAAAINVQLTDAGFSSEDFDIAGGQLQVKFDRIAPNANVSHTVVVQPKKYGYFNFTAAEISYQPTEDSAEIQIGYTSEPGEGGIIAFRDYDRKFSPHVFDWFIFALLMIPALLVPFVMWYNINSKYTPVTRAKKGKKSD; translated from the exons A tGCTTCGTTACTGTTTATTAGCCTTGGCCCTTGTGGGGTGCGTCTTCTCTGAAGGTGAAGGCGAGGAGAGAGCAAGACTGCTGGCGGCCAAGAGGGTACACAACCTGTACCTTGTTGAAGGCCGAGATATTGTTGTGCAGTATTCTGTACACAACGTTGGGCAGGCTGCAGCTATCAACGTCCAGCTCACTGATGCAGGCTTCAG CTCTGAAGACTTTGACATTGCTGGTGGCCAGCTGCAAGTGAAGTTTGACCGTATTGCTCCAAACGCCAATGTGTCTCACACTGTTGTTGTTCAGCCCAAGAAGTATGGTTACTTCAATTTCACTGCTGCTGAGATTTCTTACCAGCCCACTGAAGATTCTGCAGAG ATCCAGATTGGCTACACCTCTGAACCTGGTGAGGGAGGCATCATTGCCTTCAGAGACTATGACAGGAAGTTCTCTCCTCATGTG TTCGACTGGTTCATCTTTGCCCTCCTGATGATTCCAGCCCTCCTGGTGCCCTTCGTAATGTGGTACAACATCAACTCCAAGTACACTCCCGTCACACGCGCCAAGAAGGGCAAGAAGTCTGACTAG